One Bacteroidales bacterium DNA segment encodes these proteins:
- a CDS encoding tail fiber domain-containing protein, whose product MKKQFLITFVLMAMIYMPSIAQVAINTSGANPNASAGLDVDFTNKGVLIPRVALTQTTTASPITSPATSLLVYNTATQNDVTPGYYYWNGSQWVRIAGNGTCNIANYILKSNGMDATCSQIFDNGTNVGIGTASPSAKLEVVGSVYANNGLVRSTSNSWANHDIRVASISEHPAFVGLRGRGTIASPAYPQSNDPLLSLTGRDMIDGYSGYGGNIDAYGGAAIDFRASENFSGTNKGAFISFITTQSGTNLPIEKMRLTDAGNLGIGTTLPNARIEILGSNNAEFIRLNNSTTPPFQIFFGNNLGNVSNPQGVVYFDVIGTETYVMGGHVVPDVNMSRDLGSSPNHMWNYLYCYDVYVASLGGYLYNLWYSDKRLKKDIEPITNALSNILKLKPVKFNWKADEFSDKHFDRRRHIGLIAQEVEEVYPEIVNTNDEGFKSIDYSKLTPVLIKAVQELNSKIEQLEKENKEMKKKLNIE is encoded by the coding sequence ATGAAAAAACAGTTTTTAATTACATTTGTTCTAATGGCAATGATTTATATGCCATCTATTGCTCAGGTAGCAATAAATACCAGTGGTGCAAACCCAAATGCAAGCGCAGGCTTGGACGTTGATTTTACAAACAAAGGGGTATTGATACCGCGTGTGGCTTTAACACAAACAACAACCGCATCGCCCATTACAAGTCCTGCTACTAGCTTACTGGTTTATAACACAGCAACTCAAAATGATGTAACGCCTGGTTATTATTATTGGAATGGCAGTCAGTGGGTTCGTATTGCAGGTAATGGAACATGTAACATTGCTAATTATATTTTAAAATCGAATGGAATGGATGCTACGTGCAGCCAAATTTTTGACAACGGAACTAATGTAGGGATAGGCACTGCTTCACCGTCTGCTAAATTAGAAGTGGTAGGTTCAGTTTATGCTAATAATGGTTTAGTAAGAAGTACAAGCAACTCTTGGGCTAATCATGATATTCGTGTCGCATCTATCAGCGAACATCCAGCTTTTGTTGGTTTAAGAGGAAGGGGAACCATAGCTTCACCAGCATATCCACAGTCAAATGATCCCCTTCTCTCATTAACAGGTAGAGATATGATAGATGGTTATAGTGGTTATGGTGGAAATATTGATGCTTATGGAGGAGCAGCTATAGATTTTAGAGCTTCAGAAAATTTTTCAGGAACCAATAAAGGTGCCTTTATATCATTTATCACTACTCAAAGTGGTACAAATTTACCTATTGAGAAAATGAGGCTTACCGATGCCGGAAATTTAGGTATTGGAACAACTTTACCCAATGCCAGAATCGAAATACTTGGTAGCAACAATGCCGAGTTTATTCGCTTAAATAATTCTACCACTCCACCCTTTCAAATATTCTTTGGTAATAATTTAGGAAATGTAAGTAATCCCCAAGGTGTTGTTTATTTTGATGTTATCGGCACCGAAACTTATGTGATGGGTGGCCATGTGGTGCCCGATGTAAATATGTCAAGAGATTTGGGGTCTAGTCCAAATCACATGTGGAATTATTTATATTGTTATGATGTATATGTTGCTTCGTTAGGTGGTTATCTATATAATTTATGGTATTCAGATAAAAGATTAAAAAAAGATATAGAACCTATTACTAATGCATTAAGTAATATTTTAAAACTTAAACCCGTAAAATTTAATTGGAAAGCCGATGAATTTTCTGATAAACATTTTGATCGGAGACGCCATATTGGACTTATAGCACAAGAGGTCGAAGAAGTTTATCCTGAAATAGTCAATACCAACGACGAAGGTTTTAAATCTATTGATTATAGTAAATTGACGCCAGTTTTAATTAAAGCAGTTCAGGAATTAAACAGCAAAATCGAACAACTCGAAAAAGAAAATAAGGAAATGAAAAAGAAATTGAATATTGAATAA